From one Luteipulveratus mongoliensis genomic stretch:
- the hisD gene encoding histidinol dehydrogenase produces the protein MISRTDLRGPALASLDARGLRDTLPRAGFDVEAALDVVRPICEQVQHHGADALRDLSERFDKVRPEALRVPAAVLTAALEQLDPDIRAALTEATRRARAVHEDQRRTDTTTQVAPGGTVTERWVPVDRVGLYVPGGVAVLASSVVMNVVPAQAAAVPSLAVASPPQRSNTGVFAGYPDPTILAACELLGVDEVYAVGGAQAIAMFTYGAREDDGTVVCEPVSLVTGPGNIYVVAAKRLLKGLIGIDSEAGPTEIAILADDSADPEHVAADLISQAEHDNLAAAVLVTDSDQLATQVEAALERRVAATKHAERIRTSLGGAQSSIVLVDTIEDGLRVVDAYAAEHLEIQTRDAAAVAARVHNAGAIFVGAYAPVSLGDYAAGSNHVLPTGGCACHSSGLSVQSFLRGIHVIDYTQDALRDVASTVTTLAAAEDLPAHGEAVTARFDADV, from the coding sequence GTGATCTCTCGTACCGATCTGCGCGGTCCCGCCCTGGCGTCCTTGGACGCTCGCGGTCTGCGCGACACCTTGCCCCGGGCCGGCTTCGACGTCGAGGCTGCCCTCGACGTCGTACGACCGATCTGTGAGCAGGTGCAGCATCACGGTGCTGACGCGCTGCGTGACCTGTCTGAGCGGTTCGACAAGGTTCGTCCCGAGGCCCTGCGGGTGCCGGCCGCCGTGCTGACCGCCGCTCTCGAGCAGCTCGACCCGGACATCCGGGCGGCGCTCACGGAGGCCACCCGCCGGGCGCGGGCCGTGCACGAGGACCAGCGACGCACTGACACGACCACGCAGGTCGCTCCGGGTGGCACGGTGACCGAGCGCTGGGTCCCCGTCGACCGGGTGGGGCTCTATGTGCCGGGCGGGGTGGCCGTCCTGGCCAGCAGTGTCGTGATGAACGTCGTCCCGGCGCAGGCGGCCGCGGTGCCGTCGCTGGCCGTTGCCAGTCCGCCGCAGCGTTCCAACACCGGTGTCTTCGCGGGCTATCCGGACCCGACGATCCTCGCGGCCTGCGAGCTGCTCGGCGTGGACGAGGTCTATGCCGTCGGCGGCGCCCAGGCGATCGCCATGTTCACCTACGGCGCCCGCGAGGACGACGGGACGGTGGTCTGCGAGCCCGTCAGCCTGGTGACCGGACCGGGCAACATCTACGTCGTGGCTGCCAAGCGGCTGCTCAAGGGTCTGATCGGGATCGACTCCGAGGCCGGCCCGACCGAGATCGCCATCCTGGCGGACGACAGCGCGGATCCCGAGCACGTCGCCGCTGACCTGATCAGTCAGGCCGAGCACGACAATCTCGCTGCGGCGGTGCTGGTCACCGACAGCGACCAGCTCGCCACGCAGGTCGAGGCTGCCCTGGAGCGACGGGTCGCGGCGACCAAGCACGCCGAGCGAATCCGTACCTCCCTCGGTGGCGCCCAGTCGAGCATCGTCCTCGTCGACACCATCGAGGACGGGCTCCGGGTCGTGGACGCCTACGCCGCCGAGCACCTGGAGATCCAGACCCGCGACGCGGCGGCGGTGGCAGCCCGGGTGCACAACGCGGGTGCGATCTTCGTCGGTGCGTACGCCCCGGTGAGCCTGGGCGACTACGCCGCCGGCTCCAACCACGTGCTCCCGACCGGTGGCTGTGCGTGCCACAGCTCGGGCCTGTCGGTTCAGTCGTTCCTGCGCGGCATCCACGTCATCGACTACACCCAGGACGCGCTGCGCGATGTCGCCAGCACGGTCACGACGCTGGCCGCGGCCGAGGACCTTCCGGCCCATGGCGAGGCCGTGACAGCGCGGTTCGACGCTGATGTCTGA
- the hisH gene encoding imidazole glycerol phosphate synthase subunit HisH produces MSRRIVVLDYGSGNVRSVVRMLERVGAEVTLTADPAAVRRADGLYVPGVGNFHACVQGLVDVGGDTLVRERIAAGAPVLGVCVGMQALFADSTETSAIATHPGLAHWPGVVRRLAGPVVPHMGWSSVEPPAESVLLKGLAGERFYFVHSYAADKAATRQGGAPLTTWATHGSRFVAAVEDGPVSATQFHPEKSGDAGAQLLSTWLQTL; encoded by the coding sequence GTGAGCCGTCGTATCGTGGTCCTGGACTACGGCAGCGGCAACGTCCGGTCAGTTGTGCGGATGCTGGAGCGCGTCGGCGCCGAGGTGACTCTGACCGCAGACCCCGCTGCAGTGCGCCGCGCGGACGGCCTCTACGTCCCCGGCGTCGGCAACTTCCACGCGTGCGTCCAGGGACTCGTCGACGTCGGCGGTGACACCCTCGTGCGGGAGCGCATCGCGGCGGGAGCTCCGGTGCTCGGCGTCTGCGTCGGCATGCAAGCGCTGTTCGCGGACTCGACCGAGACGAGCGCGATCGCCACCCACCCTGGCCTGGCCCACTGGCCAGGCGTCGTACGCCGGCTGGCCGGCCCGGTCGTACCCCACATGGGTTGGTCGTCGGTCGAGCCTCCCGCGGAGAGCGTGCTGCTCAAGGGTCTGGCGGGGGAGCGGTTCTACTTCGTGCACTCCTACGCCGCGGACAAGGCCGCGACCCGTCAGGGCGGTGCGCCACTGACGACGTGGGCCACGCACGGGAGCCGGTTCGTCGCCGCGGTCGAGGACGGCCCGGTGAGCGCGACCCAGTTCCACCCAGAGAAGTCCGGAGACGCCGGTGCGCAGCTGCTGTCCACCTGGCTCCAGACTCTCTGA
- a CDS encoding histidinol-phosphate transaminase: MSEIRALLREDLQGRTPYGAPQLEVPVALNTNESSYDVPAVVVQTILERVAAVAPGLNRYPDREFAQLRTALASYLTETTGVTLTADHLWAGNGSNEVLSHLVQAFGGQGRTALGFTPSYSMHPIISRGVGTTWVDGLRGAPSGIFDLDLETAVTQARETQPDLVFLCSPNNPTGTALSLEVVKAVYDAAPHAIVVVDEAYAEFARPGTPSATTLLEGRDRLVVTRTMSKAFAFAGVRLGYLAASPELTDLLRLVRLPYHLSSVTQAVALAALEHADTMLGMIKVIKAERDRLVEGVAALGLAPVPSDANFVLVGGLADAGQTWQALLDQGVLVRDVGIAHHLRITAGTPEETDAVLAALAALDPSHRQEPS; the protein is encoded by the coding sequence ATGTCTGAGATCCGGGCGCTGCTCAGGGAAGACCTGCAGGGCCGTACGCCGTATGGCGCGCCCCAGCTCGAGGTGCCCGTGGCCCTCAACACCAACGAGTCGTCGTACGACGTCCCGGCCGTTGTCGTACAGACGATCCTCGAGCGTGTGGCGGCTGTGGCGCCCGGGCTCAACCGCTATCCGGATCGCGAGTTCGCCCAGCTACGAACGGCTTTGGCGTCCTACCTGACTGAGACGACCGGCGTGACGTTGACCGCTGACCACCTCTGGGCGGGCAACGGCAGCAACGAGGTGCTGTCGCATCTCGTCCAGGCCTTCGGCGGTCAGGGGCGGACCGCGCTGGGCTTCACGCCGTCGTACTCCATGCACCCGATCATCAGTCGCGGAGTCGGAACGACCTGGGTGGACGGGCTGAGGGGAGCCCCGAGCGGGATCTTCGACCTGGATCTCGAGACGGCGGTCACCCAGGCTCGTGAGACCCAGCCGGACCTGGTGTTCCTGTGCTCGCCCAACAACCCCACCGGCACGGCGCTGTCGCTGGAGGTCGTCAAGGCTGTCTATGACGCGGCGCCGCACGCGATCGTCGTGGTGGACGAGGCGTACGCCGAGTTCGCTCGCCCGGGCACACCCAGCGCAACGACCCTGCTGGAGGGTCGCGACCGTCTCGTCGTGACGCGCACGATGAGCAAGGCCTTTGCCTTTGCGGGAGTCCGCCTGGGTTACCTCGCGGCATCGCCCGAGCTCACCGACCTGCTGCGCCTGGTCCGCCTGCCCTACCACCTGTCCAGCGTGACCCAGGCGGTGGCGCTCGCGGCCTTGGAGCACGCCGACACGATGCTCGGCATGATCAAGGTCATCAAGGCCGAGCGAGACCGGCTCGTGGAGGGAGTCGCGGCACTCGGGCTGGCTCCCGTGCCCAGCGACGCCAACTTCGTTCTGGTGGGTGGCCTCGCCGACGCCGGACAGACCTGGCAGGCTCTGCTCGACCAGGGTGTCCTGGTTCGTGATGTCGGCATTGCGCACCACCTTCGGATCACGGCCGGGACACCGGAGGAGACCGACGCCGTACTCGCTGCCCTGGCAGCGCTCGACCCCAGCCACAGACAGGAGCCGTCGTGA
- the hisB gene encoding imidazoleglycerol-phosphate dehydratase HisB, with protein MTRTAQITRTTKESSVDLWLDLDGSGTAEISTGVRFYDHMLESLAKHSLIDLRVEAKGDLDVDAHHTVEDTAIVLGDALREALGDKSGIARFGDATVPLDEALVLAVVDVAGRPYVVHTGEPEGQVYAIIGGTYTGSLTQHVFESFAHHAGIALHVRVLSGRDPHHIVEAQFKAVARALRAAVALDPRVKGIPSAKGAL; from the coding sequence GTGACTCGCACAGCTCAGATCACGCGTACGACCAAGGAGAGCTCGGTCGACCTGTGGCTGGACCTCGACGGGTCGGGCACAGCCGAGATCAGCACCGGCGTGCGGTTCTACGACCACATGCTCGAGAGCCTGGCCAAGCACAGCCTGATCGACCTCCGCGTCGAGGCCAAGGGCGACCTCGACGTGGACGCCCACCACACCGTCGAGGACACCGCGATCGTCCTTGGTGACGCGCTGCGCGAGGCGCTGGGCGACAAGTCGGGCATCGCCCGCTTCGGCGATGCCACGGTGCCCCTCGATGAGGCCCTCGTCCTCGCGGTCGTCGATGTGGCGGGCCGGCCCTATGTCGTGCACACGGGCGAGCCCGAGGGTCAGGTCTACGCGATCATCGGCGGCACCTATACCGGCTCGCTCACCCAGCACGTGTTCGAGTCGTTCGCGCACCACGCGGGCATCGCCCTGCACGTACGCGTCCTGTCCGGTCGCGACCCACACCACATCGTGGAGGCCCAGTTCAAGGCCGTCGCGCGAGCCTTGCGTGCAGCTGTTGCCCTCGATCCGCGGGTCAAGGGGATACCCAGTGCCAAGGGGGCGCTCTGA
- a CDS encoding bifunctional [glutamine synthetase] adenylyltransferase/[glutamine synthetase]-adenylyl-L-tyrosine phosphorylase, which yields MSPDRGQSRSGELIRAGFTNTARAEQLLGELGLGDVLADHDLVAALGRTADPDQALLGLLRLREEMDATHRSEMDSTTAQDEAFRTRLLAVLGSSTALTDHLVRHPEQWRDVGNARRRDAAELAATLLGEVAARGEATAYDALRVAYRRQVLQIAALDLTEDSVEQMPATGEALADLAGAALETALRIAQDEHEGADQCRLAIIGMGKTGGHELNYISDVDVVFVAEPAEGVDEDTALAMATALATSTMRACSAATAEGSLWQVDAALRPEGKNGPLVRTVDSHRTYYERWAKTWEFQALLKARPVAGDPELGAAYIDAVSPFVWQASTRDNFVEDVQAMRRRVEDNVPAAEADRQLKLGPGGLRDIEFSVQLLQLVHGRTDDRIRYRGTLAALDALSRRGYVGRADAHELDSAYRLLRVLEHRIQLSRMRRTHLMPTSEDDLRRLGRGMGLRTDPADSVTRLWRQKAREVRRLHERLFYRPLLSAVARLSDDDARLTPTDARERLSALGFRDPAGAIQHIQALTVGVSRRASMQRTLLPVMLQWFASEADPDAGLLAFRRISEALGTSPWYLKQLREGSSAQQLAKVLASSRYVAAMLERAPASVAMLDDPDALRPRSRAAVQATMRSAARRHADPEHAVQAVRAVRRTELIRIATADLVGDLELDEVELGLTDIMASTMQTVLEIAIAKVARQSHRALVTRMAVIGMGRFGGREVGYSSDADVMFVHDPEPDASEQEAQEQALAVVTELRRLLQLSGPDPALTVDADLRPEGKGGPLVRSLGSYRAYYDRWSEGWEAQALLRATPVAGDEALGQEFLELINPLRWPEGGLSQAAIRQIRTLKARMEAERIPRGGDRKTHFKLGHGGLSDVEWTVQLMQLEHAARVPGLRHPGTMTPLRKAAEAGLISEENAEILREAWVLATRLRNASVLWRGRPVDSLPSDLRDGDGIGRILGLEAGSGPVLHDDYRRAARRARSVVDECLYGTPPRDNGTDNA from the coding sequence GTGAGTCCGGACCGCGGGCAGAGCCGCTCCGGCGAGCTGATCCGGGCGGGATTCACCAACACGGCACGCGCCGAGCAGCTGCTCGGCGAGCTCGGCCTCGGTGATGTGCTCGCCGATCACGATCTGGTGGCGGCCTTGGGCAGAACGGCCGACCCGGACCAGGCCCTGCTCGGCCTCCTGCGTCTGCGGGAGGAGATGGACGCGACGCACCGGTCCGAGATGGACTCGACCACCGCGCAGGACGAGGCCTTCCGTACGCGGCTGCTCGCGGTCCTCGGCTCATCGACCGCTCTCACCGACCATCTGGTGCGCCACCCCGAGCAGTGGCGTGACGTCGGCAATGCTCGTCGTCGCGACGCCGCCGAGCTAGCGGCCACGCTCCTCGGGGAGGTCGCCGCGCGAGGTGAGGCGACGGCGTACGACGCGCTCCGGGTGGCCTATCGGCGTCAGGTGCTACAGATCGCCGCCCTCGACCTCACCGAGGACTCGGTCGAGCAGATGCCGGCGACGGGTGAGGCTCTGGCCGATCTCGCCGGTGCGGCTCTGGAGACCGCCCTGAGGATCGCTCAGGACGAGCACGAGGGCGCCGACCAGTGCCGCCTGGCGATCATCGGGATGGGCAAGACCGGGGGCCACGAGCTCAACTACATCTCCGACGTGGACGTCGTCTTCGTCGCCGAGCCGGCCGAGGGTGTGGACGAGGACACCGCGCTCGCCATGGCGACGGCACTGGCCACCTCGACCATGCGGGCCTGCTCGGCGGCGACCGCCGAGGGCAGCCTCTGGCAGGTCGACGCCGCCTTGCGGCCCGAGGGCAAGAACGGGCCGCTCGTGCGCACTGTCGACAGCCACCGGACCTACTACGAGCGATGGGCCAAGACCTGGGAGTTCCAGGCCCTGCTCAAGGCCCGACCGGTTGCCGGGGACCCCGAGCTGGGTGCGGCGTACATCGATGCGGTGAGCCCGTTCGTCTGGCAGGCCAGCACGCGCGACAACTTCGTCGAGGACGTCCAGGCCATGCGCCGCCGCGTCGAGGACAACGTCCCTGCGGCCGAGGCCGACCGGCAGCTCAAGCTCGGCCCGGGCGGTCTGCGCGATATCGAGTTCAGCGTCCAGCTGCTCCAGCTGGTGCACGGCCGCACCGACGATCGCATCCGCTACCGCGGGACGCTGGCGGCGCTGGACGCCTTGTCGCGGCGGGGCTACGTCGGCCGCGCGGACGCGCACGAGCTGGACTCGGCGTACCGCCTGCTGCGGGTCCTCGAGCACCGGATCCAGCTGTCCAGGATGCGCCGGACCCACCTGATGCCGACGTCGGAGGACGACCTGCGGCGCCTCGGCCGCGGCATGGGCCTGCGCACCGACCCGGCCGATTCGGTCACCCGCCTGTGGCGTCAGAAGGCCCGTGAGGTCCGGCGGCTGCACGAGCGGCTGTTCTACCGTCCGCTCCTGTCAGCTGTGGCGCGGCTGAGTGACGATGACGCGCGACTGACACCGACTGACGCTCGAGAACGCTTGTCAGCGTTGGGGTTTCGCGATCCAGCCGGTGCCATCCAGCACATCCAGGCGCTGACCGTCGGGGTGAGCCGGCGGGCCTCGATGCAGCGCACGTTGCTGCCCGTGATGCTCCAGTGGTTCGCCAGCGAGGCCGACCCGGATGCGGGGCTGCTGGCGTTCCGGCGCATCAGTGAGGCTCTGGGGACGAGCCCCTGGTACCTCAAGCAGCTGCGCGAAGGCTCCTCGGCCCAGCAGCTTGCGAAGGTGCTGGCGAGCAGTCGCTACGTCGCCGCGATGCTCGAGCGCGCGCCTGCGTCGGTCGCCATGCTCGACGACCCGGACGCCCTTCGCCCGCGCAGCCGAGCCGCAGTGCAGGCCACGATGAGATCGGCCGCCCGACGTCACGCCGACCCCGAGCACGCGGTCCAGGCCGTTCGTGCCGTACGCCGCACCGAGCTGATCCGGATCGCGACCGCCGACCTCGTCGGGGATCTCGAGCTGGACGAGGTCGAGCTCGGACTGACCGACATCATGGCCTCGACGATGCAGACGGTCCTCGAGATCGCCATCGCCAAGGTCGCACGGCAGTCGCACCGCGCCCTGGTCACCCGGATGGCGGTGATCGGCATGGGGCGGTTCGGTGGCCGCGAGGTCGGCTACAGCAGCGACGCCGACGTGATGTTCGTGCACGACCCGGAGCCGGACGCCAGCGAGCAGGAGGCGCAGGAGCAGGCGCTCGCCGTGGTCACCGAGCTGCGGCGCCTGCTGCAGCTCAGCGGACCGGACCCGGCCCTGACCGTCGATGCCGACCTTCGCCCGGAGGGCAAAGGCGGCCCGTTGGTGCGCAGCCTGGGCTCCTACCGCGCCTACTACGACCGCTGGTCGGAGGGCTGGGAGGCGCAGGCCCTGCTGCGTGCCACGCCGGTCGCCGGAGACGAGGCCCTCGGGCAGGAGTTCCTCGAGCTGATCAACCCGCTGCGCTGGCCCGAGGGTGGGCTCAGTCAGGCCGCGATTCGGCAGATCCGGACGCTGAAAGCGCGGATGGAGGCAGAGCGGATTCCGCGGGGCGGTGACCGCAAGACGCACTTCAAGCTCGGTCACGGTGGGCTGTCCGACGTCGAGTGGACGGTCCAGCTGATGCAGCTGGAGCACGCCGCGCGGGTGCCAGGACTGCGCCACCCCGGCACCATGACCCCCCTGCGCAAGGCGGCCGAGGCCGGCCTCATCAGTGAGGAGAACGCCGAGATTCTCCGGGAAGCGTGGGTCCTGGCGACCCGGCTGCGCAATGCGTCGGTCCTGTGGCGCGGGCGGCCGGTGGACTCACTGCCGAGCGACCTGCGTGACGGCGACGGCATCGGCCGGATCCTCGGGCTCGAGGCCGGTTCAGGCCCGGTGCTGCACGACGATTACCGTCGCGCGGCTCGACGGGCCCGGTCCGTGGTCGACGAGTGCCTCTACGGCACTCCGCCTCGTGACAACGGCACCGACAACGCCTGA